A window of Tripterygium wilfordii isolate XIE 37 chromosome 7, ASM1340144v1, whole genome shotgun sequence contains these coding sequences:
- the LOC120002642 gene encoding uncharacterized protein LOC120002642, with amino-acid sequence MPKKFHLPNMRSFDGTSDPDDHMAQYRQRMLTLTVSRESREACMCKAFGCCLTGPALQWFINLPNASINSFAQLTDLFIEQFATSRRLPKASDDLYKIKRGMDESLRSYIGRFLAEKVLISNCNMETAITAFRKGLSSSDELYKELMKFSCTNMEDVLARAWAQVKWDEDESNQPPSLVRKNTGHPGAGRDRSPDHRPYGSQ; translated from the coding sequence ATGCCAAAGAAATTTCATCTTCCTAACATGCGCTCCTTCGATGGAACCAGCGATCCGGATGACCATATGGCTCAATATAGACAAAGGATGCTCACCCTCACAGTGTCGAGGGAGTCTCGCGAAGCATGCATGTGCAAGGCATTTGGATGCTGTCTAACCGGTCCAGCACTACAATGGTTCATTAACCTCCCTAATGCTTCTATCAATTCGTTCGCCCAGCTGACAGATCTTTTCATAGAGCAGTTCGCTACCAGCAGGAGGTTACCCAAGGCCTCAGACGACCTTTATAAGATTAAACGCGGAATGGATGAATCTCTTCGTTCATACATTGGTCGCTTCTTGGCAGAAAAGGTTTTGATCTCCAATTGCAATATGGAAACAGCTATCACAGCTTTCAGAAAGGGTTTGTCTTCCTCTGACGAACTCTACAAGGAATTGATGAAATTTTCGTGCACCAACATGGAAGATGTGCTAGCTCGAGCGTGGGCTCAGGTGAAATGGGATGAAGATGAAAGCAACCAGCCCCCATCTTTGGTCAGGAAAAACACAGGGCATCCGGGGGCAGGCAGAGACCGAAGTCCGGACCATCGACCCTACGGGTCGCAGTGA